In the genome of Leptotrichia sp. OH3620_COT-345, one region contains:
- a CDS encoding DNA replication protein produces the protein KLYDLDQSLKINLAINGPALLDKSPYLLEAKDKYNKEELLKDYTNGKYTDKGLSNSPKLNTNVLPYERKENIGVSDINSYLRNLRMGVER, from the coding sequence AAACTATATGACTTAGATCAGAGCTTAAAGATAAACTTGGCAATAAACGGACCTGCACTACTTGATAAAAGTCCTTATTTATTAGAAGCGAAAGATAAGTATAATAAAGAAGAATTATTAAAAGATTATACTAATGGAAAGTATACAGATAAAGGTTTATCAAATAGTCCAAAACTAAATACAAATGTATTGCCATATGAAAGGAAAGAAAATATAGGAGTATCGGATATAAACAGCTATTTAAGAAATTTAAGAATGGGAGTTGAAAGATAA